The proteins below come from a single Oscillatoria salina IIICB1 genomic window:
- the hemE gene encoding uroporphyrinogen decarboxylase, whose protein sequence is MTGTTQIPYLLRAARNEELERPPVWMMRQAGRYMQVYRDLREKYPSFRERSENAEIAIEISLQPWKAFQPDGVIMFSDILTPLPGIGIPFDIVESKGPMIQPPIRSQEQIDQLHPLEPDESLPFIKKILTALREEVGNQAAVLGFVGAPWTLAAYAIEGKSSKNYAIIKSMAFSEPKMLHQFLGKLAEAIATYVCYQIDCGAQIVQMFDSWAGQLCPQDYEIFALPYQLQVVKKVKETHPDTPLILYISGSAGVLERMGRSGVDFVSVDWTVDMAEARERLGKDMKVQGNIDPGVLFGSKEFIRERIIDTIRKAGSRGHILNLGHGVLPGTPEENVAFFFETAKQADKLLAFSA, encoded by the coding sequence ATGACTGGGACAACCCAGATACCATATCTCTTACGTGCGGCTCGTAATGAGGAGTTAGAGCGTCCTCCAGTGTGGATGATGCGACAAGCGGGTCGTTATATGCAGGTTTATCGCGATTTGCGCGAGAAATATCCCAGTTTCCGCGAGCGATCGGAAAATGCTGAGATTGCGATCGAAATTTCCTTGCAACCCTGGAAGGCGTTTCAACCGGATGGGGTGATTATGTTTTCTGATATTTTGACTCCTTTACCAGGAATCGGTATTCCTTTTGATATCGTCGAAAGTAAGGGACCGATGATTCAACCGCCAATCCGGAGTCAGGAACAAATTGACCAATTGCATCCTCTAGAGCCAGACGAGTCTCTACCGTTTATTAAGAAAATTTTAACGGCTTTGCGCGAGGAAGTTGGCAACCAAGCGGCGGTATTAGGTTTTGTCGGCGCACCTTGGACATTAGCAGCTTACGCGATCGAAGGTAAAAGCTCGAAAAATTACGCGATTATTAAGAGTATGGCGTTTTCTGAGCCGAAAATGCTGCATCAGTTTTTAGGGAAATTGGCTGAGGCGATCGCTACTTACGTTTGCTACCAAATTGACTGCGGAGCGCAGATCGTGCAAATGTTTGACTCTTGGGCTGGTCAACTTTGTCCTCAAGATTACGAAATTTTTGCTTTACCATATCAACTGCAAGTTGTCAAGAAGGTAAAGGAAACTCACCCAGATACACCCTTAATTCTCTACATTAGTGGTAGTGCAGGCGTGTTAGAAAGAATGGGTAGATCGGGAGTTGATTTTGTCAGTGTAGACTGGACAGTAGATATGGCAGAAGCCAGAGAGCGTCTCGGTAAAGATATGAAAGTACAAGGAAATATCGACCCTGGCGTATTATTTGGCTCAAAGGAATTTATCCGGGAGCGAATTATTGATACCATTCGTAAAGCCGGATCTCGCGGTCATATCCTGAACCTCGGTCATG